A single window of Melospiza georgiana isolate bMelGeo1 chromosome 6, bMelGeo1.pri, whole genome shotgun sequence DNA harbors:
- the CALM1 gene encoding calmodulin-1 — MADQLTEEQIAEFKEAFSLFDKDGDGTITTKELGTVMRSLGQNPTEAELQDMINEVDADGNGTIDFPEFLTMMARKMKDTDSEEEIREAFRVFDKDGNGYISAAELRHVMTNLGEKLTDEEVDEMIREADIDGDGQVNYEEFVQMMTAK; from the exons atG GCTGATCAGCTGACTGAAGAACAGATTGCTG AATTCAAGGAAGCCTTTTCCCTATTTGACAAAGATGGTGATGGTACTATCACAACAAAAGAACTGGGAACTGTCATGAGGTCACTGGGTCAAAATCCAACAGAAGCAGAATTGCAGGATATGATCAACGAGGTAGATGCTGATG gcAATGGCACTATCGACTTTCCTGAATTTTTAACCATGATGGCCAGAAAAATGAAGGACACAGACAGCGAGGAAGAAATCCGTGAGGCATTCCGAGTCTTTGACAAG GATGGCAACGGCTATATCAGTGCAGCAGAACTACGCCATGTTATGACAAACTTAGGAGAAAAGCTAACAGATGAAGAAGTAGATGAAATGATCAGAGAAGCAGACATTGATGGGGATGGGCAAGTCAACTATGAAG AATTCGTACAGATGATGACTGCAAAGTGA